A genomic segment from Paenibacillus sp. FSL K6-1096 encodes:
- a CDS encoding ABC-2 family transporter protein, translated as MRYLKLYRLFIVQSFIKMVTYRINFFMVFITNLSFFSVQLLFMQLIYSNVDSLAGWTKYEMFFYIGTFNIIDSLWVFGPFFNLMHIPGMIRSGSLDYYITKPVNSQFLISLRNADMGSIISALAGVGMIAFAIIQGGLEITFASSLLYIVSILHALLIQYSVYFIFTCLSFWLVKADFVDSIHGILCYFSTRPLDIYKGVIRFVLTYILPYGLALTVASKSAIKAIQFHEYIIFLVISWAIFGVSIIVWKFSLKHYSSASS; from the coding sequence ATGAGATATCTGAAGTTGTACCGCTTATTTATTGTGCAGAGTTTCATCAAAATGGTTACTTATAGAATTAACTTTTTTATGGTATTCATTACAAACCTGTCCTTCTTCTCTGTGCAGCTTCTATTTATGCAGTTGATATATTCAAACGTAGACTCATTGGCCGGGTGGACAAAATATGAGATGTTTTTTTACATAGGTACGTTTAATATTATTGATTCTCTTTGGGTCTTCGGTCCATTTTTTAACCTGATGCATATTCCGGGCATGATAAGAAGTGGATCGCTGGATTACTACATTACAAAACCTGTAAATTCACAGTTTCTCATAAGTTTACGAAATGCAGATATGGGTTCAATTATAAGTGCTTTGGCAGGGGTGGGCATGATTGCATTTGCAATAATACAAGGGGGATTAGAGATAACATTTGCAAGTAGTTTATTGTACATCGTTTCAATCCTGCATGCTTTACTAATTCAATACTCTGTATATTTTATCTTTACTTGTCTATCCTTTTGGTTGGTCAAAGCGGATTTTGTAGACTCCATACATGGAATTTTGTGTTACTTTTCAACCCGGCCCTTAGATATATATAAAGGAGTTATCCGTTTTGTGCTCACTTATATATTGCCGTATGGATTAGCCTTAACAGTTGCCTCAAAATCTGCGATTAAAGCAATTCAATTTCATGAGTATATTATCTTTCTTGTAATTAGTTGGGCTATTTTTGGAGTTTCAATCATTGTTTGGAAGTTTTCATTAAAACATTATAGCTCAGCAAGTTCATAA
- a CDS encoding radical SAM protein, translating to MKRYRIVLIFIEQIGSEAWDNWEALGIGYLASMLRQRENYVEIVKIPSIIKDCHVNEILDKKPDVVGFTLPCAFEERFKQLGSKLKEQNPQLHITCGNRYATDNANYLLTSNSWLDSVIRGEGEYTIVELVETLEEDGSLSGVLGVHYKENGKIIQNPDRPLPENLDLLPFPARDMIKDMKGEKHAWLITARGCVNKCSFCNSSFKGIQRGKVWRGRSPENIVDEMKYVINETGCTNFFIVDSSYESPGNFGKKRIQEIASEILKSNIDVNYGVYFCANTWNDNDLPLLELLRKSGLEYAFIGIEAGTEKGIELYNKKATIEDNYRILDLFRRAQLGTKVGFILWHPYLSYDELKENIEFLYKSNIGYSFRNYACMLYPYKGTAIYEQIKKDGLLIGDYDTELGHYNWKFADERLEPLKNFLCDFLDHTACFMKAASLEYKILSLINRTTNYLLRHELSTELIDRFREQVDLIYKQLNEQNHKFILSIISCFELNKSEGELSSIKKEMIMKTTELVDTLEKEEMLYIKRSIRANLIRERINVN from the coding sequence ATGAAAAGATACAGAATTGTATTGATTTTCATTGAGCAGATAGGGTCCGAAGCCTGGGATAACTGGGAAGCACTTGGAATAGGCTATTTAGCTTCAATGCTTCGACAAAGAGAGAATTATGTGGAAATTGTAAAGATCCCATCCATTATTAAGGATTGCCACGTGAATGAAATTCTTGATAAGAAACCAGATGTAGTGGGTTTTACATTGCCTTGTGCTTTTGAAGAACGGTTTAAACAGTTAGGCTCAAAACTGAAAGAACAAAATCCCCAGCTACATATTACATGTGGAAACCGTTATGCAACCGATAATGCGAACTATTTACTTACAAGCAACAGCTGGTTGGACTCGGTAATTAGAGGCGAAGGGGAATATACTATAGTTGAATTAGTGGAAACCTTAGAAGAAGATGGGAGCCTGTCCGGGGTGCTAGGGGTCCACTACAAAGAAAACGGGAAGATTATTCAAAACCCGGATCGCCCGTTACCAGAGAATTTAGATTTACTGCCATTTCCGGCCAGAGACATGATTAAAGATATGAAAGGTGAAAAGCACGCCTGGTTGATAACGGCAAGAGGATGTGTAAATAAATGTTCATTTTGCAACTCAAGCTTTAAGGGGATACAGCGAGGTAAGGTATGGCGTGGAAGAAGTCCGGAGAACATTGTCGATGAAATGAAATACGTCATTAATGAAACAGGATGTACCAATTTTTTTATTGTTGACTCCAGTTATGAATCTCCCGGTAATTTCGGGAAAAAGAGAATACAAGAGATAGCAAGCGAAATCTTAAAAAGTAATATTGATGTGAATTATGGGGTCTATTTTTGTGCGAACACGTGGAACGATAATGATTTACCGTTACTGGAGCTCTTACGTAAGTCAGGACTTGAATATGCTTTTATTGGAATCGAAGCCGGTACTGAGAAGGGCATTGAACTCTATAACAAAAAAGCTACCATTGAAGACAATTACCGGATCTTAGATCTATTTAGGAGAGCTCAGCTTGGTACAAAGGTCGGTTTTATTCTTTGGCATCCTTACTTATCCTATGATGAATTAAAAGAGAATATTGAATTCTTATATAAATCTAATATTGGATATTCGTTTAGAAATTATGCTTGCATGCTTTACCCCTATAAAGGGACTGCAATTTATGAACAAATTAAAAAAGACGGTTTGCTGATTGGTGATTACGATACAGAATTAGGTCATTATAATTGGAAGTTTGCGGACGAACGCTTAGAACCGCTGAAGAATTTTCTTTGTGACTTTCTTGATCATACTGCATGCTTTATGAAGGCAGCCAGTTTAGAATACAAAATCCTATCATTAATCAATAGAACAACCAATTACTTGCTCAGACATGAATTATCCACTGAACTAATCGATCGTTTTAGGGAACAGGTTGATTTAATTTATAAACAGCTAAATGAACAAAACCATAAATTTATACTTAGCATTATTAGTTGTTTTGAACTGAATAAATCTGAAGGAGAACTTTCTTCCATTAAAAAAGAGATGATTATGAAGACAACCGAATTGGTAGATACACTTGAGAAGGAAGAGATGCTATATATCAAACGCTCGATTAGGGCAAATCTTATCAGGGAACGGATAAATGTGAATTGA
- a CDS encoding acyl carrier protein — protein sequence MEKALVLEAVKEIYGQSLRDKFDPKAIDEDTDLVEAIGLNSIESIEILVRVEEKFGIEVSDEDLNVELVKYLSSITEYIEKKLND from the coding sequence ATGGAAAAAGCACTTGTTTTGGAAGCGGTAAAGGAAATCTATGGGCAATCTTTAAGAGATAAATTTGACCCGAAAGCTATTGATGAAGATACGGATTTGGTAGAGGCTATTGGTCTAAATTCAATAGAAAGCATTGAGATTCTAGTAAGAGTTGAGGAAAAGTTCGGAATAGAGGTTTCCGATGAAGACTTGAACGTGGAGTTGGTAAAATACTTGTCAAGTATTACTGAATATATTGAAAAGAAATTAAATGATTGA
- a CDS encoding aspartate aminotransferase family protein, with protein MISKLNKVLIDTAKENVAGGTDSTMRLLPYQLPLVISKSEGIRVWDVEGKELIDMNMGYGPLLFGHRSRIVTDAIKKELELRGTVLGFIHELSSEVALLIKKSFPSIDLIRFSSSGTEVAQTAVRLARAYTNRTNIVVFEGHYHGSSNAVFHKYHAEIADIESQPSYNAIPGTEGMGGEPQNIFVLPWNNLNLLKTFFEEKGETIAAVIMEPVMGNAGVIAPKDGYLQGVRKLTQDYGSLLIFDEIISGYRVARGGAQERYGVQSDITLLSKAMNGGVPISAIGGRREVMNLLVEGRVFHGGVYSGNPMCLAATLAVQQEYDTNGEWIYSTLEDNSRYLCTELLQIFKTAGIPVSVQNVGAMISLSFVEEGFTQRFEDYREIKKFTNKDKYIKFQNELQIEGVYIHPNQFEPWYLSTLHTTEQLDIVLEKMDKVIRRINWSSMDSVKLHSRV; from the coding sequence ATGATTTCAAAACTCAATAAAGTATTAATTGATACCGCAAAAGAGAATGTTGCTGGTGGTACTGACAGTACGATGAGACTTTTACCTTATCAGCTCCCATTAGTAATAAGTAAATCAGAAGGGATCCGTGTATGGGATGTGGAAGGCAAAGAATTAATTGATATGAACATGGGATATGGTCCTTTGCTATTTGGTCACCGCTCTAGAATAGTAACAGACGCAATAAAAAAAGAGCTTGAATTAAGAGGAACTGTTTTAGGTTTTATCCATGAATTATCTTCCGAAGTTGCATTGTTAATCAAAAAATCTTTCCCTTCTATCGACCTCATCCGATTCTCTTCTTCAGGGACTGAAGTGGCCCAAACTGCTGTGCGGTTAGCTCGTGCCTACACCAATAGAACTAATATTGTAGTTTTTGAAGGTCATTATCATGGTTCATCTAATGCTGTATTTCATAAATATCATGCTGAGATAGCGGATATAGAAAGTCAACCGTCATATAATGCTATTCCAGGTACAGAGGGAATGGGTGGAGAACCGCAAAACATTTTTGTGCTTCCATGGAATAATTTAAACCTGTTAAAGACATTTTTCGAGGAAAAAGGAGAGACAATTGCTGCAGTTATTATGGAGCCTGTGATGGGCAATGCAGGTGTCATTGCTCCAAAGGATGGATATCTTCAAGGTGTCCGCAAACTGACACAAGATTATGGATCATTGCTTATTTTCGATGAAATCATTAGCGGATATAGGGTTGCACGCGGAGGTGCCCAAGAAAGATATGGTGTTCAAAGTGATATCACACTTTTATCTAAAGCCATGAACGGGGGAGTTCCCATTTCAGCCATCGGCGGCCGCAGAGAAGTCATGAATTTACTCGTTGAAGGGAGAGTGTTCCATGGCGGTGTGTACTCGGGAAATCCTATGTGCCTTGCAGCAACATTAGCAGTACAGCAGGAATATGACACTAATGGAGAGTGGATATATAGCACTCTAGAAGATAATAGCCGATATTTGTGTACAGAATTACTGCAGATCTTTAAGACGGCGGGCATTCCTGTTTCAGTGCAAAATGTAGGAGCTATGATCAGTCTATCATTTGTAGAAGAAGGTTTTACCCAAAGATTTGAAGATTACAGAGAAATTAAAAAATTCACAAATAAGGATAAGTATATAAAATTTCAAAACGAGCTTCAAATAGAAGGCGTGTACATCCATCCAAATCAGTTTGAGCCATGGTATCTATCCACATTACATACAACAGAGCAATTGGATATAGTTCTTGAGAAAATGGACAAGGTTATTCGCAGAATAAATTGGAGTTCCATGGATTCAGTTAAATTGCATTCAAGAGTGTAA
- a CDS encoding glycosyltransferase has product MNNSFIIATYNKAEWLHIVLHSFQQLKTKEEYEIVIVNDGSSDHTELVVSQFKNKLNINYVYQENRGLASARNRAIEAAKGDILLFIDDDRMLPYDFLDEHLKVHVMLNDPKLIVIGERLQLYVSNLELKSEEIIKDLNQDMKFYKRLSRSDDYHKAIKRMFNNAPSNYEIQWIAAVFSNLSVRKSVINEIGGFDPNFKGWGCEDIELGYRLCQNGSSIYLNENAKNYHLEHPRSSEIPKQFMDNFTYMYNKHNRCYAMELYLEFEQGRLSLEDYNLSVKNDKLTHSPTGEQTYFKDTNVFRVKGMN; this is encoded by the coding sequence ATGAACAATTCATTTATTATAGCTACTTATAATAAAGCCGAATGGCTTCATATTGTTTTACATTCGTTTCAGCAGCTAAAAACTAAAGAAGAATATGAAATTGTAATTGTCAATGATGGGAGCAGCGATCATACAGAGCTTGTTGTAAGTCAGTTCAAAAATAAACTGAACATTAACTATGTCTACCAGGAAAATAGGGGACTTGCTTCAGCAAGAAATCGAGCGATTGAAGCGGCAAAGGGAGATATTCTACTCTTTATTGACGATGATCGGATGTTACCCTATGACTTTTTAGATGAGCATCTCAAAGTTCATGTTATGTTAAATGATCCTAAGCTTATAGTGATAGGGGAGAGACTTCAGCTATACGTATCAAATCTTGAGTTGAAGTCAGAGGAAATTATAAAAGATCTTAATCAGGATATGAAATTCTACAAAAGATTATCACGTTCAGATGACTACCATAAGGCTATAAAAAGAATGTTCAATAATGCTCCATCAAATTATGAAATCCAATGGATTGCTGCTGTTTTTTCAAACTTATCTGTCAGAAAATCAGTGATTAATGAAATTGGCGGATTTGACCCGAACTTTAAAGGATGGGGCTGCGAAGATATTGAGTTAGGGTATAGGTTATGTCAGAATGGCTCAAGCATTTACTTAAATGAAAATGCAAAAAATTATCATCTGGAACACCCGCGGTCATCTGAGATTCCCAAACAGTTTATGGATAATTTCACGTATATGTACAATAAGCATAACCGTTGTTATGCCATGGAGCTATATTTAGAATTTGAGCAAGGAAGGCTTAGTTTGGAAGACTATAACCTTTCAGTTAAGAATGATAAGTTGACGCACTCACCGACTGGAGAACAAACGTATTTTAAAGATACAAATGTATTTCGGGTAAAAGGAATGAATTAA
- a CDS encoding ATP-binding cassette domain-containing protein produces MNEIIAVKNVFKVYDIAKKDPGLLASIKSLFVKKTEKKIAVDNINFSINEGDFIGFIGPNGAGKTTTIKMLSGIIHPTEGSINVMGYVPHQLQNAFKKNFSITMGQKNQLWWDIPALDSFQLIKEIYEISNDNYNRTLQELTELLDVKHIINTPLRNLSLGERMKCELIGALLHEPKVLFLDEPTIGLDVSSRRRIREFLKYINKEKKVTVILTSHYLEDIEELCNRIIAISEGKIVYDGSLKLINKDLLNYRYVSFGYDHAETLESVEKYGKIIEKNDAHVRMMVDKKDLKELGKAIFSNDNIFDMTIEEVPLNDIFESLFNK; encoded by the coding sequence ATGAATGAAATAATTGCAGTGAAAAATGTTTTTAAAGTCTACGATATTGCCAAAAAAGATCCTGGATTACTTGCAAGTATTAAAAGTCTATTCGTTAAAAAAACTGAAAAGAAAATTGCTGTTGACAACATTAATTTTTCTATCAATGAGGGCGACTTTATTGGATTCATAGGGCCGAATGGAGCAGGAAAGACAACGACCATTAAAATGCTATCCGGCATAATACATCCTACCGAAGGTTCTATTAACGTAATGGGGTATGTACCGCATCAGCTGCAGAATGCATTTAAAAAGAACTTTTCTATTACTATGGGACAAAAAAATCAATTATGGTGGGACATTCCAGCATTAGACTCTTTTCAGTTAATTAAAGAAATATATGAAATTTCAAATGATAATTATAACCGTACCCTTCAAGAATTAACGGAGTTATTAGATGTAAAGCATATTATTAATACTCCCTTGAGAAATTTATCCTTGGGGGAAAGAATGAAATGTGAACTGATTGGCGCTCTCCTTCATGAGCCTAAGGTATTATTTTTGGACGAACCGACGATTGGTTTGGATGTTTCTTCTAGAAGAAGAATAAGAGAATTTTTGAAATACATAAACAAAGAAAAAAAAGTTACAGTGATTTTGACAAGCCATTATTTAGAGGATATAGAGGAGCTTTGTAATCGCATCATTGCTATTTCAGAGGGGAAAATTGTTTACGACGGATCCCTAAAGCTTATAAATAAAGATTTATTGAACTATAGGTATGTATCATTTGGTTATGACCATGCGGAGACTTTAGAAAGCGTTGAGAAATATGGAAAAATAATTGAGAAGAATGATGCACATGTTAGGATGATGGTCGATAAAAAGGATTTGAAAGAATTGGGAAAAGCCATTTTTTCAAATGATAACATCTTTGATATGACGATTGAGGAAGTTCCCCTTAATGATATCTTTGAGAGTTTATTCAATAAATAA
- a CDS encoding glycosyltransferase family 4 protein translates to MKILHISYEIYPVVGGTSTLLQYLMEGLEGSDCEIHLVTKTIDPNHNHVIKHGSSKIYTIFCADAEQMNPAVEFKTQMSFMRCIRKIVEDGVRFDLIHIHDALPIDLVPNLKKAFNIPVVMSYHITHHILKEQAALTQDPDIAKNTVALRLEEKGAQLADFYIAASKATKQWLVEYYKIPETKISLIPYGINLDEYPEEIEYLQLKRELGGEDKKIILYAGRFTLQKGLDYLIEAFKKTILRIPNIKLVLIGEGRKENEIREKLSQLGEDCYEIIPKIPFTKLPPYYRCADVVVMPSIFEPFGMVSIEGMASQAMMIISNIDGLSEIVKDQFNGLALQVEENSSGQRQIDAELLSQLIVEALTDEEMNMRLRVNARKFVMNRYSKELFAENMYRYYRNIIKQ, encoded by the coding sequence GTGAAAATATTACATATAAGCTATGAGATATATCCTGTAGTTGGAGGAACCTCTACGCTGCTGCAGTATTTAATGGAGGGACTTGAAGGGAGTGATTGTGAAATCCATCTAGTTACCAAAACCATAGATCCAAATCATAATCATGTGATAAAACATGGCAGCTCAAAAATATATACTATATTCTGCGCAGATGCTGAGCAAATGAATCCGGCAGTTGAGTTTAAGACCCAAATGAGTTTCATGCGCTGTATAAGGAAGATTGTGGAGGATGGAGTGAGATTTGATCTAATTCACATTCATGATGCCTTACCGATTGATTTAGTTCCAAACTTAAAGAAAGCATTTAATATTCCTGTAGTAATGAGCTATCACATTACACACCATATTTTGAAGGAACAGGCTGCTCTTACTCAAGATCCCGATATCGCGAAAAATACTGTTGCATTAAGACTTGAAGAAAAGGGTGCGCAATTAGCGGATTTTTATATCGCAGCCAGTAAAGCGACTAAGCAATGGCTGGTAGAATACTATAAAATACCGGAAACTAAAATTTCTTTGATTCCTTACGGGATTAATTTAGATGAGTATCCCGAAGAGATAGAATACCTGCAATTGAAAAGAGAACTGGGAGGCGAAGATAAGAAGATCATCTTATATGCTGGCAGATTTACTCTACAGAAAGGACTGGATTATCTTATTGAAGCATTTAAGAAAACTATACTCAGAATACCAAATATAAAACTTGTTCTGATCGGTGAGGGGAGGAAGGAGAACGAGATCAGAGAGAAGCTGTCCCAACTAGGGGAAGATTGTTATGAGATTATCCCTAAGATTCCGTTTACGAAATTGCCGCCCTATTACAGATGTGCAGATGTGGTTGTGATGCCTTCAATCTTCGAGCCGTTTGGTATGGTATCCATCGAAGGAATGGCTTCGCAGGCTATGATGATTATATCAAATATCGATGGATTGAGTGAGATTGTAAAAGATCAGTTCAATGGACTAGCTCTGCAGGTGGAGGAGAATAGCAGCGGGCAAAGGCAGATTGATGCTGAACTATTGAGTCAACTTATTGTAGAAGCGCTTACAGATGAAGAAATGAATATGCGGCTAAGAGTAAACGCGAGAAAATTTGTTATGAATAGATACTCAAAAGAATTATTTGCAGAGAATATGTATCGTTATTACCGGAACATCATTAAGCAATAA
- a CDS encoding SDR family oxidoreductase: MIKPKVALITGSAKGIGRAIVRKLAMDGFDIGLNYHTSASEAAILAEEIESMGNRVKLIKADITKINEVKFMFEEVINTFGGIDLLINNSGVFYESILPMQNLEKVEEMLDVNLKGYIYCTKIALGKMIRYRKGKIINISSVSSIKALYAQSVYSATKGAINSLTKTIALEAAPYGIQVNAIAPGFIETGMLDSLPEKERNRYLETIPLNRFGSPEEVAETVSFLANDKVTYITGQVIVIDGGISI, from the coding sequence ATGATTAAGCCTAAGGTTGCTTTAATTACAGGATCGGCCAAAGGTATTGGAAGAGCAATCGTGAGAAAATTAGCGATGGATGGTTTTGATATAGGGCTCAATTATCATACAAGTGCATCCGAAGCAGCAATATTAGCTGAAGAGATAGAGTCCATGGGGAATAGAGTGAAACTTATAAAGGCAGATATTACAAAAATAAATGAAGTGAAATTTATGTTTGAAGAAGTAATAAATACGTTTGGTGGAATAGACTTGCTTATAAATAATTCAGGAGTTTTTTATGAATCCATCTTGCCTATGCAGAATCTCGAGAAAGTCGAGGAAATGCTGGATGTGAATTTAAAAGGATATATTTATTGTACTAAAATAGCTTTGGGAAAGATGATTAGATACCGAAAGGGGAAAATTATTAATATTTCCTCTGTAAGTTCAATAAAAGCTTTATATGCCCAAAGTGTATACAGCGCCACCAAAGGAGCAATTAACTCACTGACCAAGACTATAGCTTTGGAAGCTGCACCCTATGGTATTCAAGTGAATGCAATAGCACCGGGTTTCATAGAGACAGGGATGTTAGATTCATTACCTGAAAAAGAACGGAACCGTTATCTGGAGACGATTCCCTTAAACCGCTTTGGTTCACCTGAGGAGGTAGCGGAAACAGTAAGCTTTCTTGCAAATGATAAAGTAACGTATATTACCGGACAAGTGATCGTCATTGATGGAGGTATAAGTATTTAA
- a CDS encoding class I adenylate-forming enzyme family protein, which translates to MINDLMTKKNNDEVIMNWERFSGAIDCGASGRVWNSDELIKLSKSVADSFMDKGLEKGDIVAVLLTNTVSFPIVLMALLYLQCNPLLLHGSSTNAEFDRGISGAPVRFVVHESMENVSKYIPRSNEETLLEYTIGKVSFQLSEVGSYTGTSSGLQGSILHLTSGTNNHPRICIRNQRVAIAEAINYTSTIDIYSEARVNVTTPLSHAFAYGFGLMSSIITNSTMVIDPVFNPKKVIRGLINNPCDILTVVPPMVGIFTRLKQNNEDIKLARAAFYAGTVCDPQTTANFEESFRINLYSIYGSTETGAISTNYHCGTKVDGVGYPLLNTGIRIDNSLNYKGLGNGVGEIYVKSDSMMQGYYLQDDDNPREIEYFPTGDVGRHSNQVISILGRVTDFININGFKIDPNEIEEVVLSYEGILDAAVYPGRSSKGDEVVLCAICTDKNINIEIIELKQHCEAKLSNYKLPKYFWILDNLPRTGSGKCLKRELPGHFSRY; encoded by the coding sequence ATGATAAATGATTTGATGACTAAGAAAAATAATGATGAAGTAATAATGAATTGGGAACGGTTCTCCGGCGCTATTGATTGCGGAGCAAGCGGTAGAGTATGGAATTCGGATGAACTTATAAAATTATCGAAGTCTGTTGCGGATAGTTTTATGGATAAGGGTTTAGAAAAAGGAGATATCGTCGCTGTTCTATTAACTAATACCGTCTCCTTTCCAATTGTCTTAATGGCACTGCTCTATCTGCAATGTAACCCTTTGTTGCTGCATGGCTCCAGCACTAACGCTGAGTTTGACCGGGGAATAAGTGGAGCTCCCGTAAGATTTGTGGTTCATGAAAGCATGGAAAATGTATCTAAATATATACCACGTTCAAATGAGGAAACGTTATTAGAATACACAATTGGAAAGGTCTCATTTCAACTTTCTGAGGTAGGCTCCTATACCGGCACAAGTTCCGGATTACAAGGCTCAATTTTACATCTAACATCCGGAACTAATAATCACCCTAGAATCTGTATCAGAAATCAGAGGGTTGCCATTGCAGAGGCGATAAATTATACCTCCACTATTGATATCTACTCAGAGGCTCGAGTTAATGTCACCACGCCTTTAAGCCATGCATTTGCGTATGGATTTGGGTTAATGTCTTCAATTATCACGAACAGCACTATGGTAATTGACCCTGTTTTTAATCCTAAAAAGGTGATTCGTGGTCTGATAAATAATCCTTGTGATATTTTAACTGTAGTTCCACCGATGGTGGGCATTTTCACCCGTCTGAAGCAAAATAATGAAGACATCAAACTGGCCCGGGCTGCTTTCTATGCTGGTACAGTTTGTGATCCCCAGACAACGGCTAATTTCGAGGAAAGCTTCAGAATTAATCTTTATTCTATTTACGGCAGTACTGAGACTGGAGCGATATCTACTAACTATCATTGCGGAACAAAGGTAGACGGAGTTGGCTACCCGTTACTCAACACGGGAATTAGAATTGATAATAGCTTGAATTACAAGGGGTTAGGGAATGGAGTAGGAGAAATTTACGTGAAATCAGACTCTATGATGCAAGGATATTATTTGCAGGATGATGATAACCCAAGAGAAATTGAGTATTTTCCGACTGGTGATGTGGGTAGACATTCAAATCAAGTGATCTCAATTTTGGGAAGAGTGACTGATTTCATAAATATTAATGGATTTAAGATAGATCCTAATGAAATTGAAGAAGTAGTGTTAAGTTATGAGGGAATACTAGATGCAGCAGTGTATCCAGGCAGGTCAAGTAAAGGTGATGAAGTGGTATTATGTGCTATCTGCACCGACAAAAATATCAACATTGAAATTATTGAATTGAAGCAACACTGTGAAGCCAAGTTAAGTAACTATAAATTGCCGAAATATTTCTGGATTCTAGATAACTTGCCACGTACTGGATCAGGAAAATGCCTTAAACGAGAACTTCCAGGCCATTTCAGCCGTTATTAA
- a CDS encoding ABC-2 family transporter protein, giving the protein MKKYLQVLKLNLQTSFAYKGNFILTSFIDIFRVVAEVAFWRILFNNVKDGEINGYNFDSIIVYYIFMFIISSFTNVGSMGYKVANEIKEGALNNLLVRPINYIGYCFMETISQKVINLIIAVLMFIPFVIFRFGNLSFAVTAEQLYLLPVVIIFSFTLSFFINILISLLVFWITEVTSFFFLKDIVLDLASGRVFPLDLFPAFLFSAFSILPFMYCTFFPVVILTKGISSFGLYQGLLIQLTWIILLYLLIRVLWRFGLKKYVGTGA; this is encoded by the coding sequence ATGAAGAAGTATCTTCAGGTCTTGAAGTTGAATTTGCAAACGTCCTTCGCCTACAAAGGGAATTTTATATTAACTTCATTCATTGATATTTTCAGAGTTGTAGCTGAGGTTGCATTTTGGAGAATTTTATTTAATAACGTGAAGGATGGAGAAATTAATGGATACAATTTTGACTCCATCATAGTTTATTACATTTTCATGTTTATCATCAGTTCGTTTACTAATGTTGGAAGTATGGGCTATAAAGTAGCGAATGAAATTAAAGAAGGCGCTCTAAATAATCTGTTAGTCAGACCAATAAATTACATCGGATACTGCTTCATGGAAACTATATCCCAGAAAGTGATAAATCTAATAATTGCGGTGTTAATGTTTATACCTTTTGTAATTTTCAGGTTTGGGAATCTTTCATTTGCAGTTACTGCAGAACAGCTGTATCTTCTTCCCGTTGTAATCATTTTCTCTTTTACTTTAAGTTTTTTTATAAATATATTAATTAGTTTATTAGTTTTCTGGATAACGGAGGTAACCTCCTTTTTCTTCTTAAAGGATATTGTTCTTGATCTTGCATCCGGAAGAGTATTTCCGTTAGATTTATTTCCCGCATTTTTATTTAGTGCCTTTTCAATCCTTCCTTTTATGTATTGTACGTTTTTTCCAGTCGTTATACTTACGAAAGGGATATCATCCTTTGGATTATATCAAGGTCTATTAATTCAGCTCACATGGATAATCTTGCTTTATTTATTAATCAGAGTTCTTTGGAGGTTTGGATTAAAAAAATATGTTGGGACCGGTGCATAA